The following coding sequences lie in one Hydrogenobacter sp. genomic window:
- a CDS encoding glycine cleavage system protein H: MALVNGCNIPEELLYDVDPEANAFTWAKDNGDGTFTIGLTSVATAMAGRLVAYTPKKVGKSVERRKSVATIESGKWVGPVPSPLSGEIIEINETLKGNPALVNDDPYGAGWIAKIKPSNPEEVNQLLKGQSAVDALTKVINEKGIKCG, translated from the coding sequence ATGGCTTTAGTTAATGGGTGTAACATACCCGAGGAGCTGCTTTATGACGTTGATCCGGAGGCGAATGCCTTCACATGGGCGAAGGATAACGGTGATGGAACCTTCACCATAGGGCTGACTTCTGTGGCAACAGCCATGGCAGGCAGGTTGGTTGCCTACACTCCCAAAAAGGTAGGCAAAAGCGTGGAAAGACGCAAAAGCGTGGCTACAATTGAGAGCGGTAAATGGGTAGGACCTGTCCCCTCTCCGCTGAGCGGTGAAATAATAGAGATAAATGAAACGCTGAAAGGAAATCCCGCTTTAGTCAATGATGATCCTTACGGTGCAGGATGGATAGCTAAGATTAAACCTTCAAATCCTGAGGAAGTAAACCAGTTACTCAAAGGGCAGTCAGCTGTTGATGCGCTTACTAAAGTCATAAACGAGAAGGGTATAAAGTGCGGTTGA
- a CDS encoding DsrE family protein translates to MAAQGYEKLIFYILTVPFFERAEPATGELINPQAGAPFFLATAATTMDYEVEMVITSEAGFLLMRDNAKKVKVRPGVEQTVYDFIKMAKEAGVKIYLCVPSLDLTEIYKKEDVNPELCDGIIGGAAFLDKLMSGEYAVITL, encoded by the coding sequence ATGGCTGCTCAAGGTTACGAAAAGCTGATATTTTACATCCTTACTGTTCCTTTCTTTGAGAGGGCCGAACCGGCTACCGGTGAACTTATAAATCCGCAAGCTGGTGCTCCCTTTTTCCTCGCTACCGCTGCCACCACCATGGATTACGAAGTAGAAATGGTCATAACTTCCGAGGCTGGCTTTCTTCTTATGAGAGATAACGCAAAAAAGGTTAAGGTTAGACCTGGTGTTGAACAAACCGTTTATGACTTTATAAAGATGGCAAAGGAGGCGGGTGTAAAGATATACCTCTGTGTACCCTCCCTTGATCTTACGGAAATATACAAAAAAGAGGACGTAAATCCTGAACTTTGTGACGGAATAATAGGCGGTGCTGCTTTTCTTGATAAGCTTATGAGCGGTGAATATGCTGTTATCACCCTTTGA
- a CDS encoding glycine cleavage system protein H has translation MALGGLPEKESNEWEYNGCVVPLDLYYDIETQTWFKINEDGTVTMGLTDVGQVRAGRLLHARIKEPGKLIKKGKPVASLESGKWAGPINAVIEGEVIERNEKVLEQPDIINYDPYGEGWVARLKPTNLERDIKDLVSGQKAIEEMRKYIDEWDIVCMRCT, from the coding sequence ATGGCATTAGGAGGGCTTCCTGAAAAGGAAAGTAACGAATGGGAGTACAACGGATGCGTTGTACCCCTTGATTTATATTACGATATAGAAACACAAACGTGGTTTAAGATAAATGAAGATGGGACAGTTACCATGGGACTGACGGATGTGGGGCAGGTAAGGGCAGGCAGATTGTTGCATGCCAGGATAAAAGAGCCTGGAAAGCTTATAAAGAAGGGGAAGCCAGTCGCTTCCCTTGAAAGTGGCAAATGGGCTGGACCTATCAATGCGGTAATAGAAGGTGAAGTAATAGAAAGAAACGAGAAGGTACTTGAACAACCTGATATAATAAACTATGACCCCTATGGAGAGGGTTGGGTGGCAAGGTTAAAACCCACCAATCTGGAGAGAGACATTAAAGATTTAGTCAGCGGTCAGAAAGCTATTGAAGAAATGAGGAAGTATATAGACGAATGGGACATAGTTTGTATGAGGTGCACGTGA
- a CDS encoding heterodisulfide reductase-related iron-sulfur binding cluster, with the protein MAHGHHKEGSILMYPEKPPFPLKEYHAHYDHIFEMMEELEAKGEILIHRITEENQPVHVYTRTGRIKVIPTNKLWHHKSCGQCGNIPGYPASVFWLMNKFGLDYLNEPHQTSCTAWNYHGSGTSNPVALAAVWLRNMHQAWKTGYYPLIHCGTSFGSYKETREQLIMNKELRDAVKPILKKLGRLTEDGRIVIPQEVVHYSEWVHAMRYKIKELYEKEGKAKGIDVSNVRVAIHNACHTYKMIADDYPYDPEVFNGQRPAASTAVIKALGAQVVDYSTWFDCCGFGFRHILTEREFTRSFAIQRKLKVIYEEVKADVIITHDTGCTTTFEKNQWIGKAHGMYYPVAVMSDVMFSALACGAHPFKVVQLYWNCSAYEPLLEKMGITNWRELKKEWEEDVKYIAELEKAGKYDELMEFFKTYDLYEPYSRTSTGKPKASATAAMPLFKS; encoded by the coding sequence ATGGCACACGGACATCATAAAGAGGGAAGCATCCTTATGTACCCCGAGAAGCCACCCTTTCCCCTCAAAGAGTATCACGCTCACTATGACCACATCTTTGAGATGATGGAAGAGTTAGAGGCTAAAGGAGAAATACTCATACACAGGATAACGGAAGAAAACCAGCCGGTGCATGTGTACACAAGAACTGGTAGAATAAAGGTCATTCCCACCAACAAGCTCTGGCATCACAAATCTTGCGGTCAATGCGGTAATATACCCGGATACCCTGCGTCTGTCTTTTGGCTAATGAACAAGTTCGGTCTTGATTATCTGAATGAGCCTCATCAGACCTCCTGTACCGCATGGAATTATCACGGATCTGGTACTTCCAATCCCGTAGCTTTGGCAGCTGTTTGGCTCAGAAATATGCATCAAGCTTGGAAGACAGGATACTATCCACTAATACACTGTGGTACATCTTTCGGCTCTTATAAGGAAACCAGGGAACAGCTCATAATGAATAAGGAACTCAGGGATGCTGTAAAGCCCATCCTCAAAAAGCTGGGAAGGCTCACAGAAGACGGAAGGATAGTAATACCTCAGGAAGTTGTCCACTATTCCGAATGGGTACACGCCATGAGATATAAGATCAAAGAACTTTACGAGAAAGAAGGGAAAGCTAAGGGCATAGATGTATCCAACGTAAGAGTCGCCATACACAACGCTTGCCATACATACAAGATGATAGCTGATGACTATCCTTATGACCCAGAAGTGTTTAACGGTCAAAGACCTGCTGCATCTACTGCTGTAATAAAGGCTCTCGGCGCTCAAGTGGTGGATTACTCCACATGGTTTGATTGCTGCGGATTTGGTTTCAGACATATACTAACGGAAAGAGAATTTACAAGATCCTTTGCGATACAAAGGAAGCTGAAGGTTATATATGAAGAGGTAAAAGCCGACGTAATAATCACTCACGACACTGGTTGCACTACAACCTTTGAGAAAAACCAATGGATAGGAAAAGCACATGGCATGTATTATCCGGTTGCAGTTATGTCTGATGTAATGTTCTCAGCTCTTGCATGCGGCGCGCATCCCTTCAAAGTTGTTCAACTTTACTGGAACTGCTCAGCTTATGAGCCTCTCCTTGAGAAGATGGGTATAACCAACTGGAGAGAACTCAAAAAAGAGTGGGAAGAGGATGTCAAGTACATAGCTGAACTTGAAAAGGCTGGAAAGTACGATGAGCTTATGGAGTTCTTCAAGACCTATGACTTGTATGAGCCTTACAGCAGAACATCTACCGGTAAACCGAAAGCTTCAGCAACTGCGGCTATGCCACTGTTTAAGTCTTAA
- a CDS encoding 4Fe-4S dicluster domain-containing protein yields the protein MDGHIYGYNLPISEKTKSVPWEEKVRVIEEVKSDFRFKEYIFGCLNCGVCTASCPSNRFFDYSPREIVQRFLEEDVEVLYDMMHEYIWACSQCFTCWIRCPFVNNPGGLVAIMREVAVRNAFEATKDLLKPYGRVLLKVMTTGNQLSADMLQPDFFPDWGPKMADNMENLRAKRMAIPFDVGKSVKTAWEVSLETAIEMYTIWRETGIFEMLEKLDPNLYNVIMDIVEENEERYAEMYEEE from the coding sequence ATGGATGGACATATATACGGATACAACCTCCCCATATCAGAGAAGACAAAAAGCGTACCGTGGGAGGAAAAGGTCAGAGTTATTGAGGAAGTAAAATCAGACTTTCGCTTTAAAGAGTATATTTTTGGCTGTCTCAACTGCGGTGTGTGCACCGCATCTTGTCCCTCCAACAGGTTCTTTGATTACTCTCCGCGTGAGATAGTTCAGAGGTTTCTTGAGGAGGATGTGGAAGTCCTCTACGATATGATGCACGAATACATATGGGCTTGTTCTCAGTGCTTTACCTGTTGGATCCGCTGTCCTTTTGTGAACAACCCAGGTGGTCTTGTTGCCATAATGAGAGAAGTAGCGGTAAGAAACGCTTTTGAGGCAACGAAAGACCTTCTCAAGCCTTACGGAAGGGTTCTTCTCAAAGTTATGACAACAGGAAACCAGCTATCGGCTGATATGCTTCAGCCTGACTTCTTCCCAGACTGGGGTCCCAAGATGGCGGATAATATGGAAAACCTCAGAGCAAAGAGGATGGCTATACCTTTTGATGTGGGTAAATCTGTTAAAACAGCTTGGGAAGTATCTCTGGAAACCGCTATAGAGATGTATACCATATGGAGAGAAACGGGGATCTTTGAGATGCTTGAAAAGTTAGACCCGAACCTTTACAACGTCATAATGGATATAGTAGAAGAAAACGAAGAGAGATACGCTGAGATGTATGAAGAAGAGTAA
- a CDS encoding FAD-dependent oxidoreductase, with product MAKSVLVVGGGPAGLGAARVLGRLGVPTILVEKEEKLGGRPILEDYHTLIPRRLKPSQVLGPYIREVEENPNVQIKFKTELEACEGEPGNFKVRLSNGETHEVAAIVVATGFQHFDARRKGELGYGLYPDVITNLELEQMFAREGKLYRPSNGQLPKRVAFVFCVGSRDRQLGVTNVHCCRYGCALSGLQGSEIREHYPDVDVFCYYMDVRTYGTWEYPFYWAPQEKYGVRYVRGRIAEITYSPADGRLRVKHEDTIVQRPAEVPMDLVVLVLGMEPSEGTKKVAKILGLSQDPDSQFLIPSEESGSNIISNKPGVFIAGACKGPIDIESSLSEGEAAAAEAAAFLGAKVSV from the coding sequence ATGGCTAAGAGCGTGTTAGTGGTCGGTGGTGGACCGGCGGGTCTTGGTGCAGCGAGGGTACTCGGTAGGCTTGGCGTGCCTACCATCCTCGTTGAAAAGGAGGAAAAGTTAGGCGGTAGACCCATACTGGAGGACTACCACACACTCATCCCCAGAAGGCTAAAACCCAGTCAGGTATTGGGTCCGTACATCAGGGAGGTAGAAGAGAACCCTAATGTACAGATCAAGTTCAAAACAGAACTTGAAGCTTGCGAAGGGGAACCGGGAAACTTTAAAGTGAGACTTTCTAATGGCGAGACTCATGAAGTGGCGGCTATAGTAGTTGCTACTGGGTTTCAGCACTTTGACGCAAGAAGAAAAGGAGAGCTTGGTTATGGACTTTATCCTGATGTGATAACAAACCTTGAACTTGAGCAGATGTTTGCCAGAGAGGGAAAACTTTACAGACCTTCCAACGGACAGCTTCCTAAGAGGGTAGCCTTTGTCTTCTGTGTAGGATCAAGGGACAGACAACTTGGTGTTACCAACGTACACTGCTGTAGATACGGATGTGCCCTTTCTGGTCTTCAAGGCTCTGAAATAAGGGAGCATTATCCAGATGTGGACGTTTTTTGTTACTACATGGATGTGAGGACATACGGCACATGGGAATACCCATTTTACTGGGCACCTCAGGAGAAATACGGTGTCAGATATGTGAGAGGTAGGATAGCGGAGATCACATACAGTCCCGCTGACGGAAGATTAAGGGTAAAGCACGAAGATACAATAGTTCAAAGACCAGCAGAAGTACCAATGGATCTGGTTGTTCTCGTTCTTGGAATGGAGCCTTCAGAAGGCACCAAGAAAGTAGCAAAAATATTAGGACTTTCGCAAGACCCAGACAGTCAGTTTCTCATACCTTCGGAGGAATCTGGCTCTAACATAATATCCAACAAACCGGGTGTCTTTATAGCAGGTGCCTGTAAAGGTCCCATAGACATAGAATCTTCACTGTCTGAAGGTGAAGCGGCGGCAGCTGAAGCTGCAGCTTTTCTTGGAGCTAAGGTTAGTGTATGA
- the dcd gene encoding dCTP deaminase, translated as MILSDGTIKELLLRGELVIEPYEESHIQASSVDLTLGKEILLYKADWIDVRSENIPTEKVTISQEGFLIEPKAFVLATTNEYIKLPDNITAFVEGRSSLGRLGLFIENAGWVDAGFEGQITLELYNANSCPIRLYAGMRICQIVLAKLDRRAENPYRGKYQKQVGVTPSRIFLDFGR; from the coding sequence ATGATACTTAGCGATGGTACTATAAAGGAGCTTCTGTTACGAGGTGAACTTGTCATAGAGCCTTATGAAGAATCTCATATACAGGCATCTTCTGTAGATCTCACTCTTGGAAAGGAGATACTCCTTTACAAAGCTGATTGGATAGATGTCAGAAGCGAAAACATACCAACCGAGAAGGTAACAATCTCTCAGGAAGGTTTTCTCATAGAGCCCAAAGCCTTTGTTCTTGCCACTACAAACGAGTATATAAAATTACCTGATAACATAACAGCGTTTGTAGAGGGGCGCTCATCTCTGGGAAGATTGGGACTGTTTATTGAAAATGCAGGTTGGGTGGATGCAGGCTTTGAAGGTCAGATAACCCTTGAACTGTATAATGCAAATTCCTGTCCTATAAGGTTGTACGCTGGTATGAGAATATGTCAGATAGTCTTGGCAAAGCTTGACAGAAGAGCGGAAAATCCATATCGTGGTAAATATCAAAAACAGGTTGGAGTAACTCCATCAAGAATATTTCTTGATTTCGGGAGATGA
- a CDS encoding thioredoxin family protein, whose amino-acid sequence MGAKDKHVILLVSQWCATCPDADMLWRKLQSEYGFKYDVLDVAQPEGKMWAKKLIVRSVPSTIIDGKLTFVGVPDEAEARKVLES is encoded by the coding sequence ATGGGTGCAAAGGACAAGCATGTAATACTTTTAGTGTCTCAGTGGTGTGCGACTTGTCCTGATGCTGATATGCTCTGGAGAAAGCTCCAGAGTGAGTATGGATTTAAGTATGATGTACTTGATGTTGCTCAGCCGGAAGGTAAGATGTGGGCAAAAAAGCTCATAGTGAGGTCGGTACCTTCCACCATAATAGATGGCAAGCTTACCTTCGTAGGGGTACCTGATGAGGCGGAAGCCAGGAAGGTGTTAGAATCATGA
- a CDS encoding DsrE family protein yields MKVIILMTSGPKTPWRCAAPFYIAALMASNEADVEIFFNMDGTNLLRKGVAQRIVPAEPNCLSPNGKKPKTVYDFMKDAKQAGVKFYSCKQAVDSLGLTEEDLIKELDGVVPASEFALRAMEADKVLTF; encoded by the coding sequence ATGAAGGTGATCATTTTGATGACGAGCGGACCTAAAACCCCGTGGAGATGTGCCGCACCCTTTTACATAGCGGCACTTATGGCTTCTAATGAGGCAGATGTTGAGATATTTTTCAATATGGACGGTACTAACTTGCTAAGGAAAGGTGTGGCACAAAGAATAGTACCAGCTGAACCAAACTGCCTATCACCTAACGGTAAAAAGCCAAAAACCGTTTATGATTTTATGAAGGATGCAAAACAGGCTGGGGTCAAGTTCTATTCATGCAAGCAAGCTGTAGACTCGCTGGGACTCACAGAGGAGGACCTCATTAAGGAGCTTGACGGTGTGGTTCCAGCAAGTGAATTTGCTCTCAGAGCTATGGAAGCCGATAAAGTGCTAACCTTTTAA
- a CDS encoding DsrE/DsrF/DrsH-like family protein → MATERLAIIATKGTLDMAYPPLILASTAASLGIETAIFFTFYGLNIIHKKKMNELKIAPIGNPAMPMAFPPSMQNPVTNAISSIFPGPPQIMGIIPGMTDLMSFMMKKTIKEHGVASIPELIEVCKEAEVKLIPCQMTMELFGYKYEDLIDGLEPPAGAATFMNYVLEADKPMIIFV, encoded by the coding sequence ATGGCTACCGAAAGACTTGCCATAATAGCTACAAAGGGAACACTTGACATGGCATATCCACCTCTAATCCTTGCCTCCACCGCAGCCTCTTTGGGTATAGAAACCGCAATATTTTTCACTTTTTATGGGCTAAACATTATTCATAAGAAAAAAATGAATGAGCTAAAAATCGCACCCATAGGGAATCCAGCCATGCCTATGGCTTTCCCCCCTTCTATGCAAAATCCTGTTACAAATGCCATTTCATCTATATTCCCAGGACCTCCCCAAATTATGGGTATTATACCCGGTATGACGGATCTTATGAGCTTTATGATGAAAAAGACTATAAAGGAACACGGTGTTGCGAGCATACCCGAACTCATAGAAGTGTGTAAGGAAGCTGAAGTAAAGCTCATACCTTGTCAGATGACTATGGAACTCTTTGGTTATAAATACGAAGATCTTATAGATGGTCTTGAACCACCTGCAGGAGCTGCGACTTTTATGAATTACGTCCTTGAAGCGGACAAACCTATGATAATCTTCGTATAA
- a CDS encoding radical SAM protein — MRLIDGASWEGVILDGTLLEELYEGFEIRKRNFGNTIYFHSPGFKHYEVDDFKVDSAPKFVDVSITGRQCELMCDHCASKILWHMIPATTPEELVKVGQELKKKGIDGILISGGSNKDGVVELLPYLKAMKYLKEELGMLVTCHVGLVDQRLALGLKEAGVDAVLLDIIGDDRTVAEVYKMPHKGVKDYEMSLKHLKEHNHNVVPHVIIGLHYGKILGEYRAIDIISGFEPSALVLVVIMPYYGKAKFQLLPPPKAEESAKVILYARKKLPTTHVVIGCARPAGEDRVKLDIYALYAGVNGITFPAEGVFSYARSMGLKPVISQNCCSTVFMFQ, encoded by the coding sequence GTGCGGTTGATAGACGGTGCTTCTTGGGAGGGTGTTATACTGGATGGCACCCTCCTTGAGGAGCTTTACGAAGGCTTTGAGATAAGAAAGAGGAATTTTGGAAATACCATTTACTTCCATAGCCCGGGTTTTAAGCATTATGAAGTTGATGACTTTAAAGTAGATTCGGCTCCTAAGTTTGTTGATGTATCTATAACGGGAAGGCAGTGTGAACTTATGTGCGATCACTGTGCATCCAAGATCCTGTGGCATATGATACCTGCAACTACTCCCGAGGAACTTGTGAAGGTGGGACAAGAGCTAAAAAAGAAGGGTATAGATGGTATTCTTATCTCGGGCGGATCAAACAAAGATGGAGTAGTAGAACTATTGCCTTATTTGAAGGCAATGAAGTATCTCAAAGAAGAACTTGGTATGCTTGTTACATGTCATGTGGGTTTAGTAGACCAAAGGCTCGCTTTAGGTTTAAAGGAAGCGGGGGTTGACGCTGTACTTCTTGATATTATAGGTGATGACAGGACGGTAGCAGAAGTCTATAAGATGCCACACAAAGGTGTAAAAGATTACGAAATGTCTCTTAAACATCTTAAAGAGCACAACCATAACGTGGTTCCACACGTCATCATAGGTTTACATTACGGAAAGATACTGGGCGAATACAGAGCCATAGACATAATATCGGGTTTTGAACCTTCAGCCCTTGTGCTTGTCGTAATAATGCCTTATTACGGAAAGGCTAAGTTTCAGTTGCTCCCCCCTCCCAAAGCTGAAGAAAGCGCAAAGGTGATTCTTTATGCAAGAAAGAAGCTACCCACAACTCATGTGGTAATAGGATGTGCACGTCCAGCTGGTGAAGACAGGGTGAAGCTGGATATATATGCGCTTTATGCGGGGGTTAACGGTATAACCTTCCCTGCGGAAGGGGTTTTTTCCTACGCAAGGAGTATGGGACTTAAACCTGTAATTTCTCAAAATTGCTGCTCTACAGTATTCATGTTTCAATGA
- a CDS encoding sulfurtransferase TusA family protein, whose amino-acid sequence MATITPDKVLDASGLNCPLPVLKTKKALEELQSGQILEVITTDPGAKADIPAFCSRTGHELLETVEEGGKIIFYLKKK is encoded by the coding sequence ATGGCTACAATTACACCTGACAAAGTCCTTGATGCCTCGGGTCTTAACTGTCCTTTGCCGGTTTTGAAGACTAAAAAAGCTCTTGAGGAACTTCAATCGGGTCAGATACTTGAGGTCATAACCACAGATCCGGGTGCTAAAGCTGACATACCTGCCTTTTGTAGTAGAACTGGTCACGAACTTCTTGAGACTGTAGAAGAGGGAGGTAAGATCATCTTCTACCTTAAGAAAAAATAA
- a CDS encoding CoB--CoM heterodisulfide reductase iron-sulfur subunit B family protein has protein sequence MGVIGKRVAYYPGCSLEGASRAYDVSTRIVARELGLELDYLEDYNCCGAMESKNVTFMGTMLLNARNMSLARKQGHEVIIAPCNGCSFSLQRAEYFLETDRSVYEKVNALLREGGVDPLDRIPHTYHLLEWLYHEAGPQKVKEKTKRPLRGLKVANYYGCLYTRPHFYARTYAHAGGQEEEVRPRKRDTADDDEHPYYMNALLEAAGATNVEFEPMHTQCCGGPHSLSDEMVSEKFVMMILQTAKRNGADIIATECPLCHASVEMYRHRLMMKGVPDVDVPAAYFTQLLGLAFGYSANDVKLKDNLSDPLPVLKRLGLA, from the coding sequence ATGGGTGTGATAGGTAAAAGAGTAGCCTATTATCCCGGATGCTCTTTGGAAGGTGCATCACGGGCTTATGATGTTTCAACGAGGATCGTTGCCAGGGAACTTGGTCTTGAGCTTGACTATCTTGAGGATTACAACTGCTGTGGTGCTATGGAATCCAAGAACGTGACTTTTATGGGAACTATGCTCTTGAATGCGAGGAATATGTCCTTGGCAAGAAAACAGGGACATGAAGTTATAATAGCGCCGTGTAACGGTTGTTCTTTCTCACTTCAAAGAGCTGAATACTTTTTGGAAACAGATAGAAGCGTTTATGAAAAGGTGAATGCGCTTTTGAGAGAGGGTGGAGTTGATCCCCTTGACAGGATACCCCACACCTACCACTTACTTGAATGGCTCTATCACGAAGCGGGACCTCAAAAAGTAAAGGAGAAGACGAAAAGACCTTTGAGGGGATTAAAAGTGGCTAATTATTATGGCTGTCTTTACACAAGACCCCACTTTTATGCGAGGACTTATGCTCACGCAGGAGGACAAGAAGAAGAGGTAAGACCCAGAAAGAGAGACACAGCGGATGATGACGAACATCCTTACTATATGAATGCTTTACTTGAAGCTGCCGGAGCTACAAATGTAGAATTTGAACCTATGCACACTCAATGCTGTGGAGGACCTCACTCACTTTCGGACGAAATGGTTTCTGAGAAGTTCGTGATGATGATACTTCAGACCGCAAAAAGGAACGGTGCTGACATAATAGCTACAGAGTGTCCTCTGTGCCACGCTTCCGTTGAAATGTATAGACATAGACTCATGATGAAGGGAGTACCCGACGTGGACGTGCCTGCTGCGTACTTTACTCAGCTTCTTGGGTTAGCTTTCGGATACAGTGCCAACGATGTAAAACTGAAAGATAATCTCTCTGATCCTCTTCCCGTACTCAAGAGATTAGGTCTCGCTTAG
- a CDS encoding DNA polymerase III subunit: MQHRANKLLENMYRLGRVPSSLLFYGKEGIGKRTTAFAFAKALLCMRGTLPACDSCPSCLHMNEFNRKPVEDLKVYSEKETGKKVFLYLQGDHPDFIYLQPEKDEIKIDQVRGARDFVNLKPALSSKKVVLIAPAESMNPYSQNALLKTLEEPPEDTHFILVTNIIDKILPTIRSRSYPVEFGELPQEEIQKITGVQDKVLLSLCGGSITKAKKLSEKRHLLNMAESVLAGSTLEVYKVSQKLEELDHEDQKLFIYILEVLLHRRLLEDKENYQVYESLIDRILLVSDNLKRSVKLSLFVFYINTVLAEVKA; encoded by the coding sequence ATGCAACACAGAGCCAATAAACTTCTTGAGAACATGTACAGACTCGGAAGAGTGCCTTCATCACTCCTCTTTTACGGCAAGGAAGGTATAGGTAAAAGGACTACAGCTTTTGCGTTCGCTAAAGCCCTCTTGTGTATGAGAGGCACCCTTCCTGCGTGCGACAGTTGTCCGTCGTGTCTTCACATGAACGAGTTTAATAGAAAGCCAGTTGAAGATCTGAAAGTGTATTCGGAGAAAGAAACTGGCAAAAAAGTCTTCCTTTATCTTCAGGGAGATCACCCTGACTTTATTTACCTTCAACCTGAAAAGGATGAGATCAAAATAGATCAGGTAAGAGGTGCAAGGGACTTTGTAAACTTAAAGCCTGCCTTATCCTCAAAAAAGGTGGTGCTAATAGCACCCGCTGAGAGTATGAATCCCTATTCTCAGAATGCTTTATTAAAAACTCTTGAAGAACCTCCCGAGGATACGCACTTTATCTTAGTGACAAATATAATTGATAAGATATTACCCACTATAAGATCGCGCAGTTATCCGGTGGAGTTCGGAGAGCTTCCTCAAGAGGAAATTCAAAAGATAACTGGTGTGCAAGATAAGGTATTGCTTTCCCTATGTGGGGGAAGTATTACCAAAGCTAAGAAGCTATCTGAGAAGAGACATCTCCTAAATATGGCAGAGAGTGTACTTGCTGGCTCAACCCTTGAAGTTTACAAAGTTTCCCAAAAATTAGAAGAGTTGGATCACGAAGATCAGAAGCTTTTTATTTACATACTTGAGGTTCTATTGCACAGAAGACTCCTTGAAGATAAAGAGAATTACCAAGTTTACGAGTCCCTAATTGACAGAATCCTTCTCGTATCCGATAATTTAAAAAGAAGTGTAAAGTTGAGTTTATTCGTCTTTTATATAAATACGGTCTTAGCGGAGGTTAAAGCATGA
- a CDS encoding 4Fe-4S dicluster domain-containing protein: MAIHERSLVEPERILRKERLVVEGIDVSGDWNLIILPRVINDYDLDFANEIINSPDGKTINQCYQCSYCTASCPVHNYWDERYNPRHFIYLARLGMIDELQKRADVMWRCVSCHKCTHRCPKGVLVEEVLKVILRTMAKKGLIEEYPSKKFDKFFTEQVLEYGRIEDGELLFGWIEKQGYKVVKDPILKKPIPFVGETPEWLKQLTLKPIKSMNIGFLMLNAKHMLFHPRTKNWNRFKQVLRKVMEEEGALAH; encoded by the coding sequence ATGGCTATACATGAAAGAAGTCTTGTAGAACCGGAGAGAATTTTAAGGAAGGAAAGGCTTGTAGTTGAAGGTATAGATGTATCTGGGGATTGGAATCTTATAATACTCCCAAGGGTTATAAACGATTATGACCTTGACTTTGCCAATGAGATAATAAACTCTCCGGATGGTAAAACGATCAACCAATGTTATCAATGTTCCTACTGCACAGCATCATGTCCCGTACACAATTACTGGGATGAGAGGTATAACCCCAGACACTTCATATACCTTGCAAGATTAGGTATGATAGACGAACTACAAAAGCGTGCGGACGTTATGTGGCGATGCGTGTCATGTCATAAGTGTACACATAGATGTCCCAAAGGCGTACTTGTGGAAGAAGTCTTAAAAGTTATCCTGAGAACTATGGCAAAGAAGGGTCTCATTGAGGAGTATCCATCCAAGAAGTTTGACAAGTTCTTTACTGAACAGGTACTTGAGTATGGAAGGATAGAGGATGGAGAGCTTCTCTTTGGGTGGATAGAAAAGCAAGGTTACAAGGTGGTGAAAGATCCCATACTCAAAAAACCTATACCCTTCGTAGGAGAAACACCAGAATGGCTCAAACAGCTTACATTAAAACCAATAAAGTCCATGAATATAGGTTTTCTCATGCTTAACGCAAAACATATGCTGTTCCATCCAAGAACTAAAAACTGGAACAGGTTCAAGCAGGTTCTCAGGAAAGTTATGGAAGAAGAAGGAGCATTAGCGCATTAA